The following DNA comes from Streptomyces sp. NBC_00273.
CGGCGGTGAGCGTGCTGCCGAGCACGCACCCGGTGGCGCTCGGGGAGCAGGCGGCCCTGCTGCACATGACCGCGGGCGGCCGGTTCACCCTCGGGGTGGGCCGCGGCGGGCCGTGGGTCGACCTGGAGGTGTTCGGGGGCGGCCTGGACCGTTACGAGAACGGCTTCCCGGAGGCCCTGGACCTGCTGCGGCGCTGGCTGACGGAGGCGCGGGTGGGCGCTGCCGGCGAGCGGTACGGGTTCCGCGAGGTGGCCGTCGTACCGCGGCCCTCGGAGGCTCTGGACGGGGACGCGGCGGGGCCCGAGGTCATCGTGGCCTGCACCTCGCCGGCGTCGGTGCGGATGGCCGCGGAGCGGGGGCTGCCGATGCTCCTCGGAATGCACTGCGGGGACGACACCAAGGCCGAGATGGTCGCGCTGTGGCGCAGCACGGCGCTGGCGGCGGGCCACTCGCGCGCGCACGTGGCGGACGCGGGGCACGTCTCCGCCGGGGTCTGCCAGATCGCGGACCGTACGGCGGACGCGCGCGAGACCCTGCTGAAGGCGATGCCGGGCTGGCTCAAGCAGGGCCTCGACGCGCATGTGACGGTGGACGGTCGGGCGCGCGCGATGCGGGATCCGGTCGCCTACACGGAACTGTTGTGCGACCTGCACCCGGTGGGTACCCCGCAGGTGGCGGCGGACCGGCTGGCGGCCACGTCGGCACGGACGGGCATCACGCGCTTCGCCCTCCTGACGGAGGGCTCGGGCGATCTTGCCGCGACGGAGGAGAACGTACGCCGGCTCGGCGTCGAGGTCCTTCCCCGCCTCGGCTGAGAGCTACCGGCCCCGTCTGGGCCGTTTCCTTCGGATCACGCCCGGGCGGCATGATCCGAAAGAGGCGGCCTGGACACGGCCGGCAGGGCCTAGCAGTCGCGCAGCTCGGGCGACTGGTTGAGCAGCTGACCGCGGATCGAAGTGAACTTGGCCAGCCGCTCGTCCACCGAGGGATCCAGCGGGAACACCGCCACCCGGTGACAGTTCTGGAATGCCAGGCGCACTCCGAAGTGCCGCTGCAGCGCACCGCGTATCGCGTCACTCGCGAGGGCGCGCAGCAGCTGCCCCCGCGCCTGCTCGTCCGGCGGCGGCGTCTGGTTGTCGGCGAACTCTCCGCCGTCCACCTTCAGCTGAGCCACCAGCGAGCTGATCATCTCCCAGGCGAAGGGCAGGGAGGTCCGGACGCAGTCGACGAAAGCGGCTTCGTCGACCTCGCCTCGCTCGGCCTGTTCGAGTAGGGCCGGTGAGACGTCGAGCGACATGGGTTCTCCTCTCGCGACCCCGGCTGTTTGGGTTGCCGGAGTCTTACGGGCAGGGAAGGAGGTCGCGACGCAGAGTGCACGCTCGACAACCTCCCGCTCACCACGGTAGGCGTCCCATCGGTGACGCACCAGGAGAATGCGCATACAACGCGCCATCGGCGAAGGGGGCTTTCAGGGGCGAATCGCGTGAAGGCCTTCTCGTCGAGTAGCGTTGCCGACCATGCGTCTCGTCATTGCCCGCTGCTCCGTCGACTACGCGGGCCGGCTCACTGCCCATCTGCCCTCGGCACCCCGTCTGATCCTCGTGAAGGCCGACGGCAGTGTCTCGATCCACGCGGACGACCGAGCGTACAAACCGCTCAACTGGATGTCGCCGCCGTGCACCCTCAAGGAGGGGAGCGGCGATGAGGCCAACATCTGGACGGTCATCAACAAGGCGGGCGAGAAGCTCATCATCACCATGGAGGAAGTCCTCCACGACTCCTCCCACGAGCTCGGCACCGACCCGGGTCTCATCAAGGACGGCGTCGAGGCGCACCTCCAGGAACTCCTCGCGGACCGCATCGAAACGCTGGGCGAGGGCTACACGCTGATCCGGCGCG
Coding sequences within:
- a CDS encoding LLM class flavin-dependent oxidoreductase yields the protein MRVGAFVLAAQFPGQGQGEALHRAVRTAEVAEEAGLDSVWLAEHHFVPYGVCPSAVTLAALLLGRTRRLRVGTAVSVLPSTHPVALGEQAALLHMTAGGRFTLGVGRGGPWVDLEVFGGGLDRYENGFPEALDLLRRWLTEARVGAAGERYGFREVAVVPRPSEALDGDAAGPEVIVACTSPASVRMAAERGLPMLLGMHCGDDTKAEMVALWRSTALAAGHSRAHVADAGHVSAGVCQIADRTADARETLLKAMPGWLKQGLDAHVTVDGRARAMRDPVAYTELLCDLHPVGTPQVAADRLAATSARTGITRFALLTEGSGDLAATEENVRRLGVEVLPRLG
- a CDS encoding SCO5389 family protein, which codes for MSLDVSPALLEQAERGEVDEAAFVDCVRTSLPFAWEMISSLVAQLKVDGGEFADNQTPPPDEQARGQLLRALASDAIRGALQRHFGVRLAFQNCHRVAVFPLDPSVDERLAKFTSIRGQLLNQSPELRDC
- the nucS gene encoding endonuclease NucS, whose product is MRLVIARCSVDYAGRLTAHLPSAPRLILVKADGSVSIHADDRAYKPLNWMSPPCTLKEGSGDEANIWTVINKAGEKLIITMEEVLHDSSHELGTDPGLIKDGVEAHLQELLADRIETLGEGYTLIRREYMTAIGPVDILCRDASGATVAVEIKRRGEIDGVEQLTRYLELLNRDPHLSPVRGVFAAQEIKPQAKVLATDRGMDCVVLDYDALRGIEDDKLRLF